The window AAGAACCGCCGGCGGACGCGTACTGCACGCTCCACGACCCGAGGTCGACGGCGGTGTCTCCGGTGTTGACCAGCTCGACGAAGTCGCGGGAGAACGCCGCGCCGCCATTGCCGCCGCCGCCGTAGACCTCGTTGATGAGCACGGTGGCGTCGATGCTGACAGCCGCCTGCGCGGGCAGGGCGAGACCCACGCCGCTCAGGGCGAGGGCACCCGAGAGGAGACCGACGCCGAGCGTCCGCGCCCTCCGTCTCGGCTCGCGTGGTGGGGGGGATGGGACACCGGATGACACGGTCACAGACACTCTCCTGGTTTCGTATGCACAGCCGAACAGCGTCCCTGGGCACGACGAGACCATCGTCCGGGGGCACGCCGTTCGATCCTGGCCGATTTCGCGATCGCGTGGGTGACGCCTGTGGAAACTCCTGGTGACGCTCTGCGCGACGCCGCGGTCGGCGGCATCCGCTCCTGTCCCTCTGCGGCGCGGACGGCGGGCGGCGCGCCCGTAGAATCGAGGGAACATGTCCCCGCGCGCCCTTCAGCCCCTCGAGCCCAGTGCGACCCCGCCCGAGCTCATTCGCAACTTCTGCATCATCGCCCACATCGACCACGGCAAATCCACCCTGGCCGACCGCATGCTGCAGATCACCGGCGTCGTCTCCGATCGCGACATGCGCGCGCAGTACCTGGATCGGATGGACATCGAGCGGGAGCGCGGCATCACGATCAAGAGCCAGGCTGTGCGGATGCCGTGGGCCACCGATGCCGGGACCTTCGCCCTCAACATGATCGACACCCCCGGCCACGTCGACTTCACCTACGAGGTGAGCAGGTCGCTCGCGGCGTGCGAGGGCGCGATCCTCCTCGTCGACGCCGCACAGGGGATCGAAGCCCAGACCCTCGCCAACCTCTACCTGGCGCTGGAGAACGACCTCCACATCATCCCGGTGCTGAACAAGATCGACCTCCCGGCTGCCGACCCCGAGAAGTACGCCGCGGAGCTCGCCGGACTCATCGGCGGAGATCCCGAGGATGTGCTGCGGGTCAGTGGCAAGACCGGTGTCGGCGTCGAGGAGCTCCTGGACCGCATCGTCGAGCAGATCCCCGCGCCGCAGGGGAATGCCGACGCGCCGGCCCGCGCGATGATCTTCGACTCCGTCTACGACGCCTACCGCGGCGTGGTCACCTACGTCCGGATGATCGACGGCAAGCTGCAGCCCCGTGAGCGCATCCAGATGATGTCGACCCGGGCCACGCACGAGCTCCTCGAGATCGGGGTGTCCAGCCCCGAGCCGATCCAGACCCGCGGCCTCGGCGTCGGGGAGGTGGGGTATCTCATCACGGGTGTGAAGGACGTTCGGCAGTCCAAGGTCGGCGACACGATCACCGATCAGCGAAAGCCCGCCAGCGAGGCCCTTCCCGGCTACACCGACCCGAAGCCGATGGTGTTCTCGGGCATCTACCCGATCGACGGCAGCGACTACGCCGAGCTTCGCGAGGCCCTGGACAAACTGAAGCTCTCCGACGCCTCGCTGCAGTACGAACCCGAGACCTCCGTCGCCCTCGGCTTCGGTTTCCGCTGCGGGTTCCTCGGCCTGCTGCACCTCGAGATCATCACCGA of the Microbacterium invictum genome contains:
- the lepA gene encoding translation elongation factor 4 — translated: MSPRALQPLEPSATPPELIRNFCIIAHIDHGKSTLADRMLQITGVVSDRDMRAQYLDRMDIERERGITIKSQAVRMPWATDAGTFALNMIDTPGHVDFTYEVSRSLAACEGAILLVDAAQGIEAQTLANLYLALENDLHIIPVLNKIDLPAADPEKYAAELAGLIGGDPEDVLRVSGKTGVGVEELLDRIVEQIPAPQGNADAPARAMIFDSVYDAYRGVVTYVRMIDGKLQPRERIQMMSTRATHELLEIGVSSPEPIQTRGLGVGEVGYLITGVKDVRQSKVGDTITDQRKPASEALPGYTDPKPMVFSGIYPIDGSDYAELREALDKLKLSDASLQYEPETSVALGFGFRCGFLGLLHLEIITERLSREFGLDLITTAPSVTYEVHTDTGETISVTNPSEYPDGRVAEVSEPIVKVGILLPKDYVGTVMELCQSRRGSLLGMDYLSEDRVELRYNMPLGEIVFDFFDHLKSRTQGYASLDYEPAGSQTADLVKVDILLQGEKVDAFSSIVHREKAYAYGTMMTERLRKLIPRQQFEVPIQAAIGARIIARENIRAIRKDVLAKCYGGDITRKRKLLEKQKEGKKRMKMVGRVEVPQEAFIAALSGDVEGKQK